A DNA window from Cydia pomonella isolate Wapato2018A chromosome 18, ilCydPomo1, whole genome shotgun sequence contains the following coding sequences:
- the LOC133527773 gene encoding uncharacterized protein LOC133527773, protein MRARRPTRARNLQPSHSSRHLSAYIRTKFLVFRRRHHRWNWTQATLPIKYGGLGIRLTGSLALPAFLSSAYSTITLIGGILRIPSTANVSVSCLADAESAWRADHPVEQIPEEKASQAAWDAISIKMHHQLLLQNCHNDHERARLLAVSEKESGHWLHALPSRNLGSTLEPPALRIAVCLRLGLKVCEPHACSRCAQPVDALGRHGLHCQMSAGRLYRHATLNDLIRRALCTASLPATLEPSGLSATDGKRPDGCTLVPWSLGRPLAWDATCVDTLAPSHVEGSARKPGTAADQAQTLKRRKYAFLTDQYEFAALAIETLGPWSSDTKQFMKEVSVRLIGVSGDHRAGSFFAQRLSLAVQRGNAASILGSIPEAGSFGEVFYI, encoded by the exons ATGCGAGCAAGGAGACCCACTAGGGCCCGCAATCTTCAGCCTAGCCATTCATCCCGTCATCTCTCAGCTTACATCCGAACTAAATTTTTGGTATTTAGACGACGGCACCATCGGTGGAA TTGGACCCAAGCTACCCTCCCGATCAAATATGGCGGTCTTGGTATCCGTTTGACGGGCAGTTTAGCTCTCCCAGCCTTTCTGTCGTCTGCCTATAGCACGATCACCCTCATTGGCGGTATATTACGTATCCCTTCAACCGCTAATGTGTCGGTGTCGTGCCTGGCGGACGCTGAATCGGCATGGAGAGCAGACCATCCCGTCGAGCAGATACCAGAGGAGAAAGCCAGCCAAGCAGCATGGGACGCGATAAGTATAAAAATGCACCACCAACTTCTACTACAAAACTGCCATAACGACCACGAACGGGCGAGGCTATTAGCCGTTTCCGAAAAGGAATCCGGGCATTGGCTGCACGCGCTTCCATCGCGAAACCTTGGCTCCACTCTAGAGCCACCAGCCTTACGCATCGCTGTTTGCCTCCGCCTGGGCCTAAAGGTATGCGAGCCCCACGCTTGTAGTAGATGCGCCCAGCCTGTGGACGCTCTAGGACGGCATGGCTTACACTGCCAAATGAGCGCAGGCCGACTATACAGACACGCCACATTAAACGACCTGATCCGCCGCGCCCTTTGCACCGCCTCCCTACCTGCGACTTTGGAGCCGTCAGGCCTCTCTGCCACCGACGGCAAGAGACCTGATGGCTGCACTCTTGTGCCTTGGAGCCTTGGCCGCCCTTTAGCGTGGGACGCTACCTGCGTCGATACGCTAGCCCCGTCCCACGTTGAAGGATCGGCTCGGAAGCCCGGGACTGCCGCGGACCAGGCCCAGACActaaagcgccgcaaatatgcgTTCCTAACGGATCAATACGAATTTGCGGCGCTTGCCATAGAAACACTGGGCCCATGGTCGAGCGACACAAAGCAATTTATGAAGGAAGTGTCGGTCCGACTAATAGGTGTCTCGGGCGACCACAGGGCGGGCTCCTTCTTTGCCCAAAGATTGAGCCTGGCGGTGCAAAGGGGCAATGCTGCTAGCATCCTAGGGAGTATTCCAGAAGCGGGTAGCTTTGGggaggtattttatatttag